ttttttgctgtgatggcagagctgaattttcatctgccattactctagtcttcaatgtcacataatccttcagaaatcaaaattattctttgctatcacagtaataaattacatttaaaaacgtagtacaataaaaaaaatcattctattaaattgtaaaaatatttcacagtatcactgtttttattttatcaaatgaatgcaaaTTTTGTGAGCATAAAGATACTGcttacaaaaacttttattactgctttaaaatatattaaaaataaatattggtaaatattagaaaaatataaatttaggtaattattgataattaaaaatttttacttatataaaacttaaataaattaaatgttattacattttttacattaaattctgTTGGCTAAAACTTAAGGTGAAaactaaatattacataaatatacaagtaataaatgtattacatatttagatacattaaatatgtaaaatattttagttaaattattattgaGCAAAACTATCACGTGACTTTTGTGGTATTAAACGTTAACGATTAACCTGTCTATCAGACAGCCAGGTCGATCAGTGCCAGTGGTCACTGCTTTTCACACTGTAGCATAGTGAAGCATCATGCACCAAAATGCACCATCATCCATCATGCACCACAAAGCTTCTATCACTACCTGGTCGAATCGATCTAGGTCATCATCATAGATCTGGAGCTCCATGCCTCTGTAGCCTTTCTGGAAGCTGCGTCCTTTGGGCATCTCCACATCCATGGGACAGACATACTCTTCATTATCCTCTTGCTTCTTCTTCCTACCAAACCCTCCAAACGCCAGCTTGTGTGGCTATATTTGACACAgacagcatttaaaataaaaatatgtcagCATTTGAACtacaaaatgaatgaaacataaGCAAGTTCTGCAGTAGATGGTCTGGAGATCATACCTTGACTTTAGCCGTGGCGGTGAGTAAGGTGTAGTCTGGATTCTCTAAACACTCCTGTTTGAGTTGCTGAGCCTCAGAACCCACCAGCAGGTTGAAGTGAGTAGCCAGATGCCTCCGCAGCAGAGTCTTGTTGGGGGGAATATTCAGCAGCAAAGCCATTGTCTCCACATTGAAGCGAGGTTCCAGCACCTGAAACCACAAACAAAATTATGCCCATTTGATAAGAAAAAAATTGCacttttgcagatgcttttatctcaGCTATATTTCCACTTTAGCAACCTGGGGTTAACTCCtatgatataaatgcatttcacagatgcttttatccaatgtGACTAACATTGCATTCAAGGCACACATTTAATCACTTCTtgctttccctgggaatcaaacctatgACCTTGCTAGCATCCTGGTTTATGGATCAACCCTTTCAAGCGATTAACTTACAACTTTTCAGGTTTCTAGTACAAATTTGAACCATTCCAACCAATAACCTTAACTAGCACAGTCATTCACTCACCATCAGTCCTCCATGTACTCCACTGCCCCTCAAGTTGGGTGCATATTCAGCCAGGTCAGCAGACCGCAGCCATTCCATCACACGGTGGTTGGTCCACTGAGAGACCTCAGCAGGACTTATGTTGTTCTGAAATAAGGATTgctaaaataagttaaaaaaacaaacaaaaagaaaaaacaacaggaTGGCACAGATTAGAGTTTGGTCTCTTTTCCTACCTCATCTGAAGGTCTTCGCCGCAGACAGTTGGGGTCGTAGCTGTTGAGTCGGAGCACCTGGATGGCTCTCTTAATACTGAGGTGATGAAGAACACTGCCCACTTTCAGAGACAACAGGTCATCCTGTTCAGCATGGACAGGAGAGAGTGGACTTGAAGCAGTTTACAATTCtcaaggatcacgtgacactgactAATGACTGGAATtcggctttgccatcacaaaaaattattacatttgaaaatttattaaaagagaaaacacacatttgaaattgtactaatttttcacaatattaaagtttttacttttaatcacataaatacagccttttttcaaaaacattaaaagctagtttaaccttttattcacagatttaaactttcatttatatGTCAAAATGCAATATTAACCAGGAAAAAGACTAACCACAGTCATATAGTGAAGCATCCGTCCATCCACACGTCCCTCGTCAAACTGAGTCTTGTACTGCGGGAGGCCAATGTCATCAAGCCATCCTAGAACAGAAGGTAAGGGGTTAAGAGATTCAACCGGATACATTCAGTCTTAGTTTTATAACAATTTTACAACAAATCTGATACTGCGGATAAAAAAACATCCATTGCTTACTTGTCACCCATTGGTAGTCTAGTTTGCTTCTGTTGTCATCTTCCTCTGAGCCCAATGCCTGCAGGGCCAGCTGCAGTTTCTTCCTGTGCAGAGGGTGTTTTATTCCCAGCTCCTGCATAGAGAGGGCAGAACAGTCCTTAAACATGAATTTCAGACAGAAAACTGATTATTACCAGAATTAAATGTGGTCTTAAACATTTCGACACCACTATATGCTCTCATTCTGATTGTGAGTAATAAGAGCTCACTCTTTCCAGATCCTGCTGGGATGCCTGCAGGAGCGTCTGGCCTGAGGCGACCCACTGCCTTGCCAAACTCACGTACAACCCCAGTCCCTGCTCCTGCATCCAATCACACACCTGCTCCCGGGACCAGCGAGCAAACGGTGTATCCAGCtcactgaaaaacacaaacaagcaGATCTTAAAAGGTACAATCACCATACAGTGACTGCTGGAGATATTTGCCACAAAAATGTCACACTGGCAACATAATAAATGAGATTTTAATCAGGAACTGAAACTCTGGATCAATAAGCAACCTGTAACTCTGTCACCAGGGTGTTTCCCAAAAGCAGATCTTTCCATTTTGAGAAGGAGCTTTATCCTGTGTCAATGTGATTACTGACCTGTTGGTGTTCTGCAGGTCACGTGACCAACCCAGCCTGGGTCCAGCTGTGGCTCTGACTCCACCCCGTTTAAACTCATTTTCTGATAAGTTATCATCCAGGTTGAATGTGGTTGATTGACTTCTTCTGAGCCtttaaagaagaaagaaaaagtcaAAGAATGTCATCAGTTCATTTATTGATACTGCATGCTTTAAATGTCCGACAAATTTGTCCACATTAGCTAAAAAAGTTTGCAACATGTAGGGtgattttgaatacattttaaaattttgttcatgtaaagaaaaaagaaaaaaaaaacttacatagaGGTTTATATTAAGTAAATCAgaacattcataataatattgcaatatgatacttatttttttgaataatatCACTTATAATATTTCTTTGAAATTAAagtattacaataatatattctttaaatattcagtatacagtattttttttttttacttttatagcatttattatatttattataattgaattggacagtttttttcattttaatactttttttagttagttttagtttttaatttcattgttttttctattcagctttaatttatatttcagatttaataattttagtactttttaatTAAGCCTTTTTCAATTAATAAAACcaatgtttaatagttttaggcttagttaacaataacaatgagGGACATAAAATATGCTAGATAAGGAAAGACGCCAAGTGTCTGAAACGTCCAACCCTGCAGCTGTTTTAGACTCACTTTCCAAAGAGTGCTTTGATTCCTTTTGACTTCTTCTTGCCCTCTGGAGAAATGGGGAGAGTGTGTGTGCTGTCACTGTCAGCTGACCTCTGCGGCATGCCTGCCAGATCCAGATGGTCAGTGCCATCCCTCTCTGTCTCAGCTgtgcaaacaaacacatacacaagaACAGAAAATGTCCTGTTGTCACCACAGCAAACTACGTTACCCATAATACCACAGGCAGTCGAGCATCAAATAAACTAAAGATTATGGGAAGGGAGAAAAAACAGGGCAGTTGTTAAGTTGGAGACCAGAGCAGTAAAAATGTCATGAATAACAGGaagtttaaaagaaataaagcccAAAAATGACAGCGTCTTCCTTGAACTACTGGAATCAGCATCATGCGGCAAGATTGCAGATGACTTCTCGTCTGGACTGAAGAACAAATGGATTTGGTTTATTTTAGGAGTGGAACCATGGAACAAAGTCACATGCTGACATGCAAGTGAACACAATGGAAGAAATATCATCTCTGTTATTGAATGAAACTAAATCCAGCCAGAACGTTCTTTCTTATGTTAGTTTGCATTTGAGGGGAACATATAGAGTTGTGAGAACATGGTCAGAATATTTGAGTGCTGGGTAATGTGGTCGAAAAATAACATGCGATGACGACAGAACCTCTATATTCTTCCTCTCGAAGGACTCACGTTGGCTACCACATGAGcccaattttaaaacaaatctatTTTGACTATTATTTTGACAAGAGGACttcaaaaaaaaatcatttaatatcCCCTCCTGCTatgaagaaaagaaatgaaaataaaccatcTTTGCTCCAAAATGTCTTCCTTTCTAAAGACTTCTGAATAAggcttaaaactaaaataacatttgaaaaaattagtTCCTTCCTACAATATTATGTTGTATACTGATTTTGATCATTTGGGTTTTCAGaattagtaaaatatttattgtatctgtgtgttttgactttACATGTATTTAATATACTGACATTGAGCAGGAGCAGAGTTAGAAATGGTAAAACATGGTCAGAGAACCAACTGATTATGTGTggaaatacatcaaggtaagggATTTTTCCTTGAAGGAAAGAACGAAATGAAAACACATCCAGGTTCTTTTCTCTCCTTCCTCAGAGAGGCCATTTGGCAGGTCTAGCCTGTAAATGGGTGTTTGTACTAAATTTGGGCACTCTTGACTCATGATGTTTTTATCTAAATttatttttggatgtttttttttgtttggtaattttagcttttttaaatcaACTGTAACTGACCATGGGCATATCGATTTAGAAGAAAGAAGTCGTACCCAAATTAGGGGCACTAGCAGTCCTCTTCCCTCCCTTAATCTTGAAGAATCCCCGTCCAAAAGAAGATCTCATTTTCCTGGTGCCGAAGCTGTCATCCTCAGCAGTACGAGAAGAGCTTGGGGATCTGGGTGGAAGAGTTGTGATCTTCTTGAACTCATCAAGTTCATCGCTCTAAAAGTTCAGGAATTAAATATTTCAGATTATTTTATAAGCTTTCATGTCAAATAAGCTTATGTATGTAATATGAAGAACATTccaataatataatgtaaattaaaatagatttattataataaattcaaatttaatataACAACagcaattcataataataattgtaacaatAATTATGATTAATGGGAGTATtactaaaaaaagagagagagagagagagagagagagagagagagaattacctCAGGCTTCTGATCTACTGTTAACGGCTTCTGGAATTTAAAATTGCACAGACTAAATCactttaaatattcaatatattgcATAACCCTAATAAAAACCTTAAAGATAAATACACTTTTACTGAAAATTTGAAATTCACCTTTTCACCGGCTCTTTCATCAAGGTTGCCCTGGTTTGCTGAATTTGTGACCTCTGAAGTTCTAAAGAATGAAAAGACATTATAACCATCACTCTTTCCAACATTCAGATGCTCATAACCACTTTGTAGCATCAAACCACTTTAAGGTTTCTGACTCACACTTTGAGACACAAAGTGGCATGAGTAGCATTTCAGGttaccacatttttttttaaaatacctgGCAAATCAAAATGTGCCATTTTTGTGAATGAACTCCACCTGACACACATACTCACTCGGGACTATCATCTAATGGGGTCTTCAGGGACTGAGTTGGCTCCTGACACTCTTTCTCACTACAAAGGACAAACACACGAGCATTGGGATGCAGAGGTGGTGGCAAAGCATGATGGGTAAGCAGTGGGGTGTATAGACGGACATGCACTGATGTGTTAACAGTGAGAGAATGACACTTTAAACACCATAGAAATGATGGGATAGTATAAATACGGTGACATGGTCATGAACTCTGATATAGATAACAGGCATTTCAAAGACTAGAAAGGATGAAAAGAGGATATGAACATGAAACACACGAATGGAAAATCCTTTAGAGGTGCTAACGCTGAGGATGGGATGCTTGAATGCTGTAACATAGGTGGGACGCTTTGGGACATAAATCTTGAGCCACagatatgatttaaaataatgttgGAGTGTCCAGATTTTATTAGATGATGATCCTGCATGAAAAAACAACTCAGCAGACAAAAAGATGTGTTTTAATGTCCTAAAGTGTACCTTGATGACTGCATGTGTTCCAGGCCTGAATCGTTGTCTGCTTTGTCCGGGGATGTTATATGTACTGTGAGCGATGGCACTTGGAGTGTACTGACAAATGTAGTCGCCTACAGAAGAAGAGAACATACAAAGATAATTCAGACCAGTGTATTCTCTACACCAGTATTTTTCAAAATGCAAACCCCTGGAGGTCCACCTTTCTAgcatacaaatataatatttaatataatataatatctaaaaCAAGCCTTTTTATTagggatttttgtttgtttgtttgtttgttttatttattgagcaCATTTGAAAACAACCATGGGTTGACAAAAGTGCTGTATTGAACATACATTTACCAATAAGGATattaaagtacattaatataaaaaaaggaaacgtTTTAAGTCATCGTCACCTGTTCAGGTAAAAATTTAGATCTGTAAGCATAGATTGAAAAATGGAAAGAGAAGGTGTtgtttaaaacacacaaataatttacaatttagaatgcagatttattttgtaatacaGGTATTGTTACAATTcacaaactatataaaaaaaaattgttcggtgaaaaacatctgaaataaaatctaaatattaaataaaaaaactttgcaaATAATTGCAAATCAAAACTGGTCACCTTGGTTTAAGTACTAATACcactaaaactaaagctgaaataaataaaaccaagctaaagaagatttttttataaatctaataaaaatgacagaaacacattaataaaatttaaatgcaatattaaaacaatataaaaaatgctatactagcaaaaaaaaataaaaaaaatagaataacacTGATTacataaattgattttattcacTCAGTTATCAGAGTCCTTGGCTCAAAACGTTCGAGTGCATTCATCATATTCCAAGGATCCATCACCTCTGAACAGTAATATCTGAAGATATTCAGTCACTCCCTGACAAGTGACTATCTGCGTCTTGGATCATCGGTGACAGTATGAGCCATAGGCTGACAAGCTGTGTGTCCTGCAAGTGTTCAATTTAGCCTTTAGCTTGAAAAAACAGAAGCAACACAACTTTGCGGAACTGTCAATCAGCCTGTGTTGCTCTAAATTAAGGATAATTCTAGTTTGCAGTGCAGTGATTTCAGATTatgcaagccaaaacaaaacataGGTTTTTAACAAAGATGCAAACTAGCCACAAACGGTGAACTGTATAACTTTGTGGGAAATATTATATGAATTTTTGGTCTGAAAAGAAAATTGTACCTCATTTTGACCCCTCACAGCAACTTCCTCTGCGTAAGAGAGCACAGACTTCTCCGTGTCCATGGAGACAGAGAGGGGGGTGGACATGGAGAGGGAGCTGTCACTATTGCTCCCATCACTGTCTCCTTCTTTGACTTTATCTGATGACAAACACAGGAGAGGAAGGAGATTTGATCATTAGCTCGGAAAACGGCACACAACAAGTACAGCCTGTCACTTAACAGCAACACATTAAAGGATTCAAATAAGTGGGtgaatgtataatataatataatatattaatttctcattattgcattagttttttttacacttttgtttttacatCACCATGTACACCTTCCacaacatttaatttacaatttaaataatgcattttttgtatTAAAGTGTTGTTACAGTTcactaattattaaaataattttgattaatgaaataaggctaagataaaataaaattataatataaatattagatgaaaacttcagcttaaacaaaactttaaaaaatttaatgaaagttagaaatgttgcctgacaactaactgaaataaaatgaagtgctaaaattactaaaactgaaataaaataaaggttattttgtttttattataaaaggaCAAAGgcacataaaattaataaaactaaatagtattcaaataaaaacaaaataaaactagttcAATTGTATATAAATTCAAAGCTAGTtcaattgtatataaataatacaaataatactaatTACAGGAATGACAAACACATTTCATTGACAACACTTTGGAACTTTtattaaaaagctaaataaatcacCTTTTCTTCCTTGTGCTGACATGACCATCTCTTGTACTTTCTTGTAACGCATCAGTGACTGTCGCAACTCTTCAATCTTGTGATCCTACACAAAGCATCATTAACAGCATTAAATGCCTGGTTCCTTCATGATTTTCAAAAGCAATGGGAAAGGAAGCTTATGACTTAAAACTACCTTCTCCTCATTTGCAGCCATCAACGACTCCATTGCTTTCTTCATCTTCTGTACTTCCATATCTGCAAAGCACAGGCTTAGTAAACTAAAGACTATTTCATAAACTCTAAAGGGCAAAGAAACATCAAGACTCAAGTCTGACATTAAGCATCACAAACTGTAGACAGACACATTGAAACTGAAATACAACAGTGACCTTCTGTGACAAATGTGAGAAATGTACACAACGGAAGCGAGGGGGAGCTTGTGGAGAATAAATGTGAGCGTATGCAACCACAGATAAGAGTAGATGTCCAGCCTGTTATGAGAAATATGAACATGGGCAATGCACTATAATGGATGGAAGGGGTGAAGAAATTAACTTTGGGGAACAGGAGGTGTTACAGTACGAGGTGAcaggcaaaaaacaaacaataatgtaAATGTGACATGCCAGATGGTGACCACAATCTGACTTTTGTCAGGGCTACAGCATAAGAAAGGATTGTTATTCATTACATCTTTCCCTTTCCTATAactaatatattgtatttttaaatccaTTAACTTCCTGTAATTTGCACTACTTTGTTTCATAGAAAAGCAAGCTTCATGAGTACGATGCCTAAACATGCAggcacaaaaagtaaaaaaaaatagtacaaagATTAAAAAGCTGACAAAGGGATGTATGTGTAGAAGGTAGACATGGAGTCCCCTTACGTTTCTCTTTGAGcctcttttttaatgtttcctcaGTATGGAAAACTGCTTAAGACAGAGTAATAATATTAAACgtgtatatatcaaataaaaatacataagagaaaacaaaaaaatctaaataataaaccAAAATCAAAATAAACCAAAACTAAATAACAAGAGAAAacaatgtaatacatttaatcaaaacaaacaataaaaaaaggcaaaaacaatgaacataaataaagacacattgaaataaacaaaaacaacaacaacaaaaatactaagcaaaaacttaaaatatcaagtaaaaaacaaaacaaacatcaaaagcatatcaaatcaaataacaaaataaactttaaaaaaaatagcaactGACTGAGCTTGATCTACTAcggattttatattaaattatttagtaCATCATCACAGAAACATAATGCATAATGACAAGACAAAACTAGACCCCTCTAGAGCATGCTGGGACAGGCAATACTGTGATTACTAAAAGTGTGAATAACAACAGCTATGCATGACCCACCTCTCTCTGTGCTGTCTAGGCCTGCAGGCGTTGGGGATCTGGACCCTGTCTCATCCTGCAGCCTCCTCAGATCACCATCTCTGCCATCCAGCTGCCTTTTCAACGTAACCAGCTCCTCctaaacattaaacacacatcTCACAACTCTGATCCAAAGTCTGGACGACGTCTGAAATTAACAGGTTAAACACCCAGTAATACCAAACCATGCAGTTACTAATTACTATCAGAGAGTTCAGTACATGGCACTTGCAAAATGAAAGTTAGACAtaattacttgttttttttttttaatagtacaaGCATGCAGATTTATCGGATTATGTCGCAAATaggcaaatattaaattaatcaattacaTAGGTGAATACCACTTCATCATCAAGATCACATTCAAGAACTTCATTCAAGAGTTCAATACATTGCCAGGGTGGTAGAGAAAACTACAGTAACACAATCATGCAAACCTCACACTGAGCTTTTCAAACCTTGTGACTTAACTATATATGCTACAGTAAGAAGCAGTAACAGAAATAGCTTCTTGTGCATTATAAAGCAGTCTGAAATTTAGCTCTCCAGGCTTAAACATCACATAGAGCCTAACACTAAAGCAGATCTTATACTGGTGCCACTGCTTAGAGAGGAGGGCAGATTTAATGAGTAGCTTCCAAATCATGATGAGAACTTTGTCTGTACATCATTGTGCAAAATGGAGGGCTATGGAGCTCACAGTCAAGCTGAGACAGTTAAAGGTTTGATACTGTAGTGAGTGACATGAGATAATAGGCTCATTAACAGTGGTCTCAGACTGTATTTTGACTctatatgtaaaatgtttaaaccttAAACTAAATCTAAATACAACATGCCAAAAAGCAAAGTTAcagagcaaaaaataataataattaaaaaaaaaatctctggatCACAACCAGAAGCAGTAACCACCCTGAGGTATTCCAACCTTGAGCGCCTGGATTTTTTGTTCCTTCCTCTGTTTCTCATACTGCATCTGGCCCATTTTGAGTTTCAGGCTAGAGAGTTTGGCCATTAGCGACTAGCGGCAGAGAGGTTAGCCAAGGAGGAAAAGGAAAATAGACACTTAAAGATAACAAGAAAGATAACAAGAGAGACAAAAGAAGAAGAGAATCCCTATGCAAGCTTAAAGATAGTAACATGTAGATGTTTTCACTTGTAAGAAACTAGCGTTGAAACTCACCTTAGTGGATTTCAGTTTCTTCTCATACTGTAACCGTTCATTCTCCAACTCAGAAATGCGATATCTCAGTTCATTAATCTCCAAAATCAAACCCTAAAAACGAAAAAGGCAAAAAATCTCCATAGAATTTCACAAAGTGTCTCAAGCATTTTAGCAACAacttgtttttctaaaaaaaaaaaatattattagtatttgtttaataatgtgaaatatactGTTGAATGGGTTAAAGTTAAACTGGCATATGTATGCTGTcgattaccacacacacacacgttacaataaaaaaaaaaaaaaaaaaaaaaaacagggtcaTTAATGTACAGaatctaaaaatattaataatcttttCTAAACACTCACAGATTATCATGGCAATATTCTAGAAACTATTTTGCTTCAAAGGGCTTCAAAGAGAAGCCAATTCTTAAATTTGAAATGGTTTGTTTAACAAACTGATTAggtattcaatatttatttacaagcataaaaaaaaacaagaatatagTGAAAACCATCCATTCAGCACTCAGGCCTTTCAGGGCCAAACTCTTTGTGAGGATGTCTAGCATTCAAGCGTGGATTTATGATTCAATAAACAACAGCCAGTTGTAAACCCTCATTAAAATACAGACGCTTGGAGCTGTGATCCGGAAAACTCAAAGGACAAATCagaatacactacagttcaaatttTTGGGTCAGTACAACGGTTTTCAACTGTGATaagaaatgttataataataataataataataataataataataagcattttataatgatttctgaaggatcatgaaacACTGACAACTGAAGTAATGAATcactgcttaaaattcagctttgccatctaagaaattacattttaaaatatatttatttctatatacatatacaatatatttattcaaaaaatgagttattttaatttgcaataatatctatcaaaaatactgttttattgcatttttgatcaattaaatgcaggcttggtaaacataagagacctctttttaaaacatttttaaaaaatcttaccagccacaaacttttgaacagtagtgtagatataaaatatttaaagctacAGTAGTTCGGATTCAGTTCAAAATCTAAAAAGACATATTATACTTTAAGTCTTAACAGGATAAAAAGACGACATTTTGGGAAACAAACTGGAGACTCGCTGAGACAGTAAATTATGTGGCAGCAAAATAACAGGAAAGAGCagaaattatttttatctttgaaGAATGTGTTGACCGACCTAGACCAAACACACTTGCCAGTGCACAGTTTAAACCATAAATAATTTGTCTATATGTTCAATAATACTCTAAGAAGAATGAAAAACACAATCACAAAGAAATGCCTGAAATGGAACGTTTGTCTCAATGGAAAGCTTTTCTGTGGCAGACTGTGAACACACAGGTGCAAAGACTGGTTCATCTTCATGACCCTAATCTGAAAACATCCTCTTGCTTTTCATCATTTTTGGATGTTGTCTGACTCAAAAACACCTGCTAAAGTGATAACAGCATTTCCCAAGCctaaataaaacatgttatgGACAAGAACCGAGACAAGCTGGTCTGGAGTTCTTAAGATAATAGCCTGCTTTGCATCTAGCATGAAATGATTAGATTTGAATgaacacgtaaaaaaaaaaacctttccggTTTGCAGTTAATTTGTGCCAAGAAACACCCACTTTGACAG
This sequence is a window from Carassius auratus strain Wakin chromosome 43, ASM336829v1, whole genome shotgun sequence. Protein-coding genes within it:
- the LOC113061576 gene encoding liprin-beta-1-like isoform X5, with product MMSDASDMLAAALEQMDGIIAGSKALDYSNGIFDCQSPTSPFMGSLRALNLLEDLRGILELMDTEERESLRCQIPDSTADSLVEWLHGHLSNGHISITGDVYQDRLNRLESDKESLVLQVSVLTDQVEAQGEKIRDLDLCLDEHRDKLNATEEMLQQELLCRSALETQKLELMAEVSKLKLKLTAIEKERLDFDDRFGDSEGLILEINELRYRISELENERLQYEKKLKSTKSLMAKLSSLKLKMGQMQYEKQRKEQKIQALKEELVTLKRQLDGRDGDLRRLQDETGSRSPTPAGLDSTERAVFHTEETLKKRLKEKHMEVQKMKKAMESLMAANEEKDHKIEELRQSLMRYKKVQEMVMSAQGRKDKVKEGDSDGSNSDSSLSMSTPLSVSMDTEKSVLSYAEEVAVRGQNEATTFVSTLQVPSLTVHITSPDKADNDSGLEHMQSSRTSEVTNSANQGNLDERAGEKKPLTVDQKPESDELDEFKKITTLPPRSPSSSRTAEDDSFGTRKMRSSFGRGFFKIKGGKRTASAPNLAETERDGTDHLDLAGMPQRSADSDSTHTLPISPEGKKKSKGIKALFGKLRRSQSTTFNLDDNLSENEFKRGGVRATAGPRLGWSRDLQNTNSELDTPFARWSREQVCDWMQEQGLGLYVSLARQWVASGQTLLQASQQDLERELGIKHPLHRKKLQLALQALGSEEDDNRSKLDYQWVTRWLDDIGLPQYKTQFDEGRVDGRMLHYMTVDDLLSLKVGSVLHHLSIKRAIQVLRLNSYDPNCLRRRPSDENNISPAEVSQWTNHRVMEWLRSADLAEYAPNLRGSGVHGGLMVLEPRFNVETMALLLNIPPNKTLLRRHLATHFNLLVGSEAQQLKQECLENPDYTLLTATAKVKPHKLAFGGFGRKKKQEDNEEYVCPMDVEMPKGRSFQKGYRGMELQIYDDDLDRFDQMEDSEGTVRQIGAFSEGINNLTSMLKEDEFFKEISSSFPNASVKDDDSNV
- the LOC113061576 gene encoding liprin-beta-1-like isoform X1, producing MMSDASDMLAAALEQMDGIIAGSKALDYSNGIFDCQSPTSPFMGSLRALNLLEDLRGILELMDTEERESLRCQIPDSTADSLVEWLHGHLSNGHISITGDVYQDRLNRLESDKESLVLQVSVLTDQVEAQGEKIRDLDLCLDEHRDKLNATEEMLQQELLCRSALETQKLELMAEVSKLKLKLTAIEKERLDFDDRFGDSEGLILEINELRYRISELENERLQYEKKLKSTKSLMAKLSSLKLKMGQMQYEKQRKEQKIQALKEELVTLKRQLDGRDGDLRRLQDETGSRSPTPAGLDSTERAVFHTEETLKKRLKEKHMEVQKMKKAMESLMAANEEKDHKIEELRQSLMRYKKVQEMVMSAQGRKDKVKEGDSDGSNSDSSLSMSTPLSVSMDTEKSVLSYAEEVAVRGQNEATTFVSTLQVPSLTVHITSPDKADNDSGLEHMQSSSEKECQEPTQSLKTPLDDSPETSEVTNSANQGNLDERAGEKKPLTVDQKPESDELDEFKKITTLPPRSPSSSRTAEDDSFGTRKMRSSFGRGFFKIKGGKRTASAPNLAETERDGTDHLDLAGMPQRSADSDSTHTLPISPEGKKKSKGIKALFGKLRRSQSTTFNLDDNLSENEFKRGGVRATAGPRLGWSRDLQNTNSELDTPFARWSREQVCDWMQEQGLGLYVSLARQWVASGQTLLQASQQDLERELGIKHPLHRKKLQLALQALGSEEDDNRSKLDYQWVTRWLDDIGLPQYKTQFDEGRVDGRMLHYMTVDDLLSLKVGSVLHHLSIKRAIQVLRLNSYDPNCLRRRPSDENNISPAEVSQWTNHRVMEWLRSADLAEYAPNLRGSGVHGGLMVLEPRFNVETMALLLNIPPNKTLLRRHLATHFNLLVGSEAQQLKQECLENPDYTLLTATAKVKPHKLAFGGFGRKKKQEDNEEYVCPMDVEMPKGRSFQKGYRGMELQIYDDDLDRFDQMEDSEGTVRQIGAFSEGINNLTSMLKEDEFFKEISSSFPNASVKDDDSNV
- the LOC113061576 gene encoding liprin-beta-1-like isoform X7, whose protein sequence is MMSDASDMLAAALEQMDGIIAGSKALDYSNGIFDCQSPTSPFMGSLRALNLLEDLRGILELMDTEERESLRCQIPDSTADSLVEWLHGHLSNGHISITGDVYQDRLNRLESDKESLVLQVSVLTDQVEAQGEKIRDLDLCLDEHRDKLNATEEMLQQELLCRSALETQKLELMAEVSKLKLKLTAIEKERLDFDDRFGDSEGLILEINELRYRISELENERLQYEKKLKSTKEELVTLKRQLDGRDGDLRRLQDETGSRSPTPAGLDSTERAVFHTEETLKKRLKEKHMEVQKMKKAMESLMAANEEKDHKIEELRQSLMRYKKVQEMVMSAQGRKDKVKEGDSDGSNSDSSLSMSTPLSVSMDTEKSVLSYAEEVAVRGQNEATTFVSTLQVPSLTVHITSPDKADNDSGLEHMQSSSEKECQEPTQSLKTPLDDSPETSEVTNSANQGNLDERAGEKKPLTVDQKPESDELDEFKKITTLPPRSPSSSRTAEDDSFGTRKMRSSFGRGFFKIKGGKRTASAPNLAETERDGTDHLDLAGMPQRSADSDSTHTLPISPEGKKKSKGIKALFGKLRRSQSTTFNLDDNLSENEFKRGGVRATAGPRLGWSRDLQNTNSELDTPFARWSREQVCDWMQEQGLGLYVSLARQWVASGQTLLQASQQDLERELGIKHPLHRKKLQLALQALGSEEDDNRSKLDYQWVTRWLDDIGLPQYKTQFDEGRVDGRMLHYMTVDDLLSLKVGSVLHHLSIKRAIQVLRLNSYDPNCLRRRPSDENNISPAEVSQWTNHRVMEWLRSADLAEYAPNLRGSGVHGGLMVLEPRFNVETMALLLNIPPNKTLLRRHLATHFNLLVGSEAQQLKQECLENPDYTLLTATAKVKPHKLAFGGFGRKKKQEDNEEYVCPMDVEMPKGRSFQKGYRGMELQIYDDDLDRFDQMEDSEGTVRQIGAFSEGINNLTSMLKEDEFFKEISSSFPNASVKDDDSNV